One stretch of Hevea brasiliensis isolate MT/VB/25A 57/8 chromosome 12, ASM3005281v1, whole genome shotgun sequence DNA includes these proteins:
- the LOC131171191 gene encoding uncharacterized protein LOC131171191 — MTRKAVKGSVIADLLAENPIEDYEALDFEFPYEYVNVVSSDNTVPNDVWEMYFDGAVNLSGNGIGAVLVSPDGEHFPIAVKLRFDCTNNVAEYEACVSGLQAAIEMKVKKLEVYGDSALIIYQVKGEWQTKDPKLIPYQKYLLKLTEEFEEISFTHLNCNKN, encoded by the coding sequence atgaccaGAAAGGCAGTAAAAGGAAGCGTGatagctgatctcctagcagaaaacccaatTGAAGATTATGAAGCCCTAGATTTCGAATTCCCATATGAGTATGTTAATGTAGTAAGCAGTGATAATACGGTACCAAAtgacgtatgggaaatgtatttcgacggagcagtCAACTTGTCCGGTAATGGGATTGGGGCAGTTCTGGTATCCCCTGATGGAGAGCACTTCCCGATAGCAGTCAAGCTAAGGTTCGACTGCACCAATAATGTAGCAGAATATGAAGCCTGTGTGAGTGGCTTACAAGCCGCCATCGAAATGAAGGTTAAGAAATTGGAGGTGTATGGGGATTCAGCTctaatcatttatcaagtcaaaggagaatggcagaCTAAGGATCCAAaattgatcccatatcagaaataTCTCCTCAAGCTAACTGAGGAGTTTGAAGAAATTTCCTTCACTCACCTCAATTGTAACAAGAACTAA